The following DNA comes from Halorhabdus tiamatea SARL4B.
GGTGGCAGTCCCGGCGATGCTCATGCTCACGATCGGCGACCCCTTCAGCGGCCTGCTCGGCGCTGGCGAACTCCGTTCTGTCAAGCAGACGTGGGTACTGCTGGCTACATTCGGCCTCACGACGCTCATCGCGAGCGCGTTCGTCCCGCCCGCTGGTGCGATCCTGGGTGGGCTGGCGGCGACCGCTGCTGACGGGGCCAAACCCGTCGTCCGGGGGTACGTCGTCGACGACAACCTCACGATCGCACCCGCCGCGGCCGTCACGATGTTTCTCGCGATCGAATACCTCCCGGCACTCCCGTTGTGACCGCGTTCCGTCCGCGAGCTCGCCGACGACACGCTTCACTTTCACCCTGGTACGAGAACGCTTAACCGCAATCGTCACGAATCAGCGGACAGATGGCGGCAACTGACGCGACTGCGGAGTCTATCGATCGCCCGCTCGTCGAGCCCGGGGTCTTAGAGCAGCGAAGCTACCAGACCAAACTGGCCGACGCCGCCGCGGCCGATCACACGCTGGTCTGTCTCCCCACCGGACTGGGCAAGACGGCGGTCAGCCTGCTGGTGACCGCCGAGCGCCTCCACGAAGTCGGCGGGAAGTCACTCTTGCTCGCGCCGACCAAACCGCTCGTCCAGCAACACGCCGACTTCTATCGCGAGGCTCTCACGATCGACGACGAGGAGATCGTCGTCTTTACCGGGGAGGTCCGGCCCGACGACCGCGCAGAGCTGTGGGAGTCGGCGACCGTCGTCGTCGCCACGCCCCAGGTCGTCGAGAACGACCTGCTGGGCTCGCGGATCGATCTCTCGCCGGTGACCCACTGCACCTTCGACGAGTGCCACCGCGCGAGCGGCGAGTACCCCTACACCTACATCGCCGAGCGCTATCACGAGGAGAGTGTGGACCCGCTCGTGACGGGCATGAGCGCCTCGCCCGGCGACGACGAGGAGGCCATCCTCCAGGTGTGTGACAACCTCGGCATCCGCGAGGTCGAGGTCATGACGAGCGAGGACGCCGATGTCGAGGCCTACACCCACAACACGAGCGTCAACTGGGAACGCGTCGAGCTGCCCGAACCGGTCGTCGAGATCCGCGACGCCCTCCAGGACGTCATCCACGACCGGATGACCCAACTCAAGGAACTCGGCGTGACGTCCTCGACTCAGGCCGACGTTTCCGAGCGCGAGATCCGGAAGATCCAGGCCAAGCTCCGGGAATTGATGGACAACGACCAATCTGAGGGCTACCAGGGGATGAGCCTGCTCGCCGAGGTCCGGAAGCTCCGGACGGCCGTGACCTACGCCGAGACCCAGAGCGTCGAGAGCCTGCGGCGGTACCTCGAACGTCTCCGGGAGGCCGCACGGTCCTCCGGAGCCTCGAAGGCCGATCAGCGACTCATCAGCGCGCCGAAAGTCCGGGAAGCCCGCCGGAAGGCCGAGGACTTCGACGACCTCCACCCGAAGTTCCGCCGGACCCGGATGCAGATCGCCGAGACGCTGGGCATCCACGACGGCGAGCGCGTGATTGTCTTCACCGAATCCCGGGACACCGCCGAGACCCTGACGGACTTTCTGGCCGAGCATTTCACCGTCGAGAAGTTCGTCGGCCAGAGCGACACCGACGGCAGCGACGGCATGACCCAGACCGAACAGCAGGAGACCCTAGAAGCCTTCCGGGCCGGCGAGTTCGAGGTGCTGGTCTCGACCAGCGTCGCCGAGGAGGGGCTGGACGTCCCCGAGGTCGATCTCGTCCTCTTCTACGAACCCGTCCCGACGGCCATCCGGTCGATCCAGCGCAAGGGCCGGACCGGTCGCCAGACCGAGGGGGCGGTCGTGGTCCTGATCGCCGAGGACACCCGCGACGAGGCCTACTTCTGGAAGGCCCGCCAGGACGAGAAGCGCATGGAGGAGGAACTCCGGACGCTGAAGGAGATGGCCGGCGACATCGAGAGCCACCTCCGCGAACAGATGGGGTTGGAGGGATACGAGGAGACGTCCCCGGAATCGGACGATACGACCGCTGGAAGTAACGCGGTGGAGGCGGTCGAGACGACTGACGACCCGGCAGACGCCGACGATGATGACGAGCAAACCGTTCAGGGAGCAGCCGATGGCGGTGAGGGCGACGGCCAGACCGGCTTGGACGCGTTCGCGGCGAGCGACGATGGCGTCACCGAGTCTCCGACGGGGGAAGCTGACGACCAGCCAGACCAGGACGAAGAAACGACGGTTGCGACGGCCGATGGCGAAGACACCATCGAGGTCGTCATCGACCAGCGCGAACTCGATGCCTCGATCGGGCGGGACCTCTCGCGTCGCGACGGGTTCGAGACACGCCTGGAGACGCTGGAGGTGGGCGACTACGTGCTCTCGGATCGCGTCGTCGTCGAGCGCAAGACGATTTCGGACTTCCTCGACACGCTGACGGGCGGCGATCGCTCGATGTTCGAGCAGGTCAAAGACGACGCCCGCTATTACGACCGGCCGGTCGTGATTCTGGAGGGCGACGGACTCTACGAGGAGCGCAACGTCCACCCCAACGCGATCCGCGGTGCGCTGGCGTCGCTGGCGGTCGACTTCGGCGCGAGCGTCCTCCGGACCGACGACGAGAGCGGGACGGCCGACCTTCTGGCGACGATCGCCACCCGAGAGCAGGAGACCGACGATCGGGAAATCAGTGTCCACGGCGAGAAGGGTTCGAAGACCCTGCCCGAACAACAGGAGTACGTCGTCGCCTCGATCGCCGACGTGGGGCCGGTCACTGCCCAGGCACTGCTCGAACACTTCGGCAGCGTCGAGGCGGTGATGACTGCCGGCGAGGCGGATCTCCTCGACGTCGAGGGTGTCGGCGCGGTCACCGCCGAGCGGATTCGAGAAGTAGTTGGCAGCGAGTACCAGCCGTAGACTCGCTTACGGTTTTGTGGCGGCGCTACGGAATGATCTCGGCGATGCGCTGTGGCTCACCGGACAGCGACGGCTCCGGATCGACCAACTGGAGCACCTCGTGGTCGGTCACGTCGGGGTAGGACTTGCCGACCGCGTCCTCGATCATCTCCTTGTCGAGGCGGAAGTCCGTCCCCTCGTAGACGACGTCGACGCCGGTTTCGTCGAAGGACAGAGCAGTCATACCCGGGAATTGCGCGCTGGCGAATATAAGCTTCTTGGAGAGTCGGGACGTCCTCGCCACACCGTCAGACACCCGTCAGACGCGTGCTGGGGGTTTAAGACGGTAGATTACACAGTTACGAACGTGCTGCGATCGACGCCGCTCGAGGAGCTGGTGATCCCCGACGGGACGACCGTCGAGGAGCACGACCTGGTCACCGACGGCGACGTGGTCGTCGGCGGCCAGAGCACCGTCGAGTTCGGCGTCCGGGGGAACACCGTCATCGCTGGCGAGCGCACCCGTTTCGGCGGCCACATCGAAGCCGAAGGCGACTGCCGACTCGACATGTGGTGTGACGTCGCCGCGGACGTCCTCGTCGGCGAGGACGCGTATCTGGGCGAGCGCGTCCACATCGGCGGCGAGTTGAAGGTCGCGGGGGATCTCGACATCGGCGACGACGTCGACATCGACGACGGCTTCGAGGCCAACGGCTGGATCGTCATCCGAAACCCGATGCCGACGATCGTCTTCCTCTTTGTCTACCTCAGCCACCTCTTGCGGATCGGCGAGGAGGACGCTGCCGAGGACGTCCTGGCGGCGGCCCTGGACGCCGACCGGGACGCCCAACCGCTACTCGTCCCCAGGGGGACCCACGTCAGCGACGACGCCTGGCGCGTCTCCGCGCCGGCCCGCATCGGCGACGACTGCCGACTCCACGGCAACCTCCGGGCCGAGTCACTCACGGTCGGCCGGGACACGATCGTCTTCGGCTCTCTCCGGGCGAAAGACGACCTCACGGTCGGGCGCGCGACCGAGATCAAAGGCGACGTGACCACCCGAAACGGGACCGTCTCGATCGGCCCCGGCGTCCACGTCTGGGGTGACGTCGCGGCCGAGAACGTCAGGCTCCACGAGAACGCCACGGTCGACGGGACGATCCGGGTGGCCGACGAGATGGAGATGCACACGGACAGCGTCCTCGACGACGCCGACGAGGCGGCCGAGGCGATGGCTGCGGTCGCTGCCGATCTCGACGAGACGGCCTTCGTCGACTCAGACGGTGCTCCCGATCGGGCAGCCGACGAACCCCCGGAAGACGAGGCGGATTCGTCTTCGTCATCGGACGAGGCGGGCTCGACTCCGTCCTCGGACGAGGCGGGCTCGGAGACTGTCTCTCCCGAGTCGTCGTCCGGCGAATAGCCGCTCGGACTCGGTGCGATCGACGTCTCGCCGAGTCGGTCTTTCTGCTGTCGGAGTTCCGTCGAAAAGAGTGCTCCCCTCTTCACCTCGTGTCGTCTCCCTACTCGGTCTCGTAGCGATCGAACAGGTTCGAGAGTTGCTGTGCGCGCATGCTGAGGGTCTTGGCGTTGACGTACATCTCCCCGAGCGCGAGGGTCTGTTCCTCGGCGACGGCGGCGACGCTCTCGGCTTCGTCCATGTTCTCGCGGCTGATCTCGGCGGCGCTGTCGGCGATGCTCGCGACCTCCTCGCTGGAGGCGGCCTGGTCGTCGGTCGCGTCGCTGATCTCCTTGATGCCGCTGGTGGTGTCCTGGACGTGATTGAGAACTGATTCCATCGCGTCGAGCCCCTCGGTCATCGTCTCCTGACCCTCGCTAACCGTCTCGCGCATCGTCTCCATCTCTTCGACTGTCTGGGTCGTCTGCTCCTGGATGTCGGTGATCAGGTCTTCGATCTCGCCGGTGGCGTCTTTGGTCTCCTCGGCTAAGCTCTTGACCTCGTCGGCGACGACGGTGAAGCCGTTGTTGTCGCCGTTGCTCGCGTGGGCGGCCTCGATCGAGGCGTTCAGCGCGAGGATGTTGGTCTGCTCGGCGATGTCGTCGATGAGATCGACGATCTGTCCGACTTCGTCCATCCGTTCGTCGAGGGTTTCGACAGTCTCGACGACGTGTTCGGTCTGGTCGTCGACTTCGTTCATGGCGTCGCTGACGTCGCGGGCGGCCTCGATACCTTCGACCGTCCGGCGCTCGGTCTGGTCGGCCTTCTCGGTGACTTCGTCCGAGGAGGCAGCGATTTCCTCTATCGTCGCCGACATCTCCCCCATCTCCTCGGAGATCTGGGTCACTTGCTCGTGTTGCTCGTGGAAGGCGTCGGCGATGTCCTGGATGCTCTCGGCCATGTTCTCGGACGCCTCCCGGACGGCCTCGGTCGCCGTCGAGACCTGTCCGCTGGAGTCGGCGACGTCGTCGCTGAACTCGTCGGCCGCCCGGATCGTCCGCTCGAAGGCGACGACCATCTCGTTGAATTCCGCGGCGAGGTCGTTGAGGTCCTCCGACTCGGTGTCTTCGCCGAGTCGGACCGTCAGGTCCCCGTCGCTGACGTCGCCGATCGACTGGGTGTACGCCCCCACGCGATCCCCAAGTCCACCGTCGTCGACGATGCGCGTCCCACCGTCCGGCGTCACCTTCGCTCGGGCCGGTGACGGCGGCGTCCCCATTCGAAGTGACTCGATCGTCCCGCGTGCGTCCGCGAGGTCACGCTCGAGAGCCGCGCGTTCGTCTTTCAGCCGAGAACGCTCGGCTTCGAGGGTAGCAACCTGGGATTCGAGCCCTGTCCGTGCCGACTGAAGCGACGCAATGGAACTCGAGATGTCGGTGAGGGCGAGCGCGAGCGCCGCGCCGGCGAGCACGAAGCTCCCACCGGCCAGGAACGGATACGCCGACGACGGCGCGACGAACGGCAACGCGGCCTGGACGACCGCGTGTGCCAGTTGGAATCCAAGCGCTACCCGCGTCTCTCGCGTGAGGGGGCGTGCCATGACTTATCCTTGATAGAAGACCCATAAATATCCTTCTACCGTAACTGACACACGACTGTGACTCGGGACAGAACTGACGGACAAAAAGACAGTAGGGCGGACGTCTCTCGGCGTCAGGCGTCGAGCTCGAGGTCCTCGGCGCGACCGTCGATCCACTCCTGAAGTTCTTCGATCGCTTCCTCGCCCTTCTCCTCGTCCTTGAAGAGGTGTTTGAACCGGCCCTGGTTTTCGAGCCACTCCCGGACCGGCTTGCGGTCGCGGATCTTATTTACGCTCGTGATCTCGCCGTCTTCCATCTCGAAGACCGGGAACAGTCCGGTCTCGACGGCAAGCTCGGCCATCTCGACCGTCTTCGAGGACTCGTAACTCCAGCCGACCGGACACGG
Coding sequences within:
- a CDS encoding DEAD/DEAH box helicase — encoded protein: MAATDATAESIDRPLVEPGVLEQRSYQTKLADAAAADHTLVCLPTGLGKTAVSLLVTAERLHEVGGKSLLLAPTKPLVQQHADFYREALTIDDEEIVVFTGEVRPDDRAELWESATVVVATPQVVENDLLGSRIDLSPVTHCTFDECHRASGEYPYTYIAERYHEESVDPLVTGMSASPGDDEEAILQVCDNLGIREVEVMTSEDADVEAYTHNTSVNWERVELPEPVVEIRDALQDVIHDRMTQLKELGVTSSTQADVSEREIRKIQAKLRELMDNDQSEGYQGMSLLAEVRKLRTAVTYAETQSVESLRRYLERLREAARSSGASKADQRLISAPKVREARRKAEDFDDLHPKFRRTRMQIAETLGIHDGERVIVFTESRDTAETLTDFLAEHFTVEKFVGQSDTDGSDGMTQTEQQETLEAFRAGEFEVLVSTSVAEEGLDVPEVDLVLFYEPVPTAIRSIQRKGRTGRQTEGAVVVLIAEDTRDEAYFWKARQDEKRMEEELRTLKEMAGDIESHLREQMGLEGYEETSPESDDTTAGSNAVEAVETTDDPADADDDDEQTVQGAADGGEGDGQTGLDAFAASDDGVTESPTGEADDQPDQDEETTVATADGEDTIEVVIDQRELDASIGRDLSRRDGFETRLETLEVGDYVLSDRVVVERKTISDFLDTLTGGDRSMFEQVKDDARYYDRPVVILEGDGLYEERNVHPNAIRGALASLAVDFGASVLRTDDESGTADLLATIATREQETDDREISVHGEKGSKTLPEQQEYVVASIADVGPVTAQALLEHFGSVEAVMTAGEADLLDVEGVGAVTAERIREVVGSEYQP
- a CDS encoding DUF5800 family protein, with the protein product MTALSFDETGVDVVYEGTDFRLDKEMIEDAVGKSYPDVTDHEVLQLVDPEPSLSGEPQRIAEIIP
- a CDS encoding polymer-forming cytoskeletal protein encodes the protein MLRSTPLEELVIPDGTTVEEHDLVTDGDVVVGGQSTVEFGVRGNTVIAGERTRFGGHIEAEGDCRLDMWCDVAADVLVGEDAYLGERVHIGGELKVAGDLDIGDDVDIDDGFEANGWIVIRNPMPTIVFLFVYLSHLLRIGEEDAAEDVLAAALDADRDAQPLLVPRGTHVSDDAWRVSAPARIGDDCRLHGNLRAESLTVGRDTIVFGSLRAKDDLTVGRATEIKGDVTTRNGTVSIGPGVHVWGDVAAENVRLHENATVDGTIRVADEMEMHTDSVLDDADEAAEAMAAVAADLDETAFVDSDGAPDRAADEPPEDEADSSSSSDEAGSTPSSDEAGSETVSPESSSGE
- a CDS encoding methyl-accepting chemotaxis protein; amino-acid sequence: MARPLTRETRVALGFQLAHAVVQAALPFVAPSSAYPFLAGGSFVLAGAALALALTDISSSIASLQSARTGLESQVATLEAERSRLKDERAALERDLADARGTIESLRMGTPPSPARAKVTPDGGTRIVDDGGLGDRVGAYTQSIGDVSDGDLTVRLGEDTESEDLNDLAAEFNEMVVAFERTIRAADEFSDDVADSSGQVSTATEAVREASENMAESIQDIADAFHEQHEQVTQISEEMGEMSATIEEIAASSDEVTEKADQTERRTVEGIEAARDVSDAMNEVDDQTEHVVETVETLDERMDEVGQIVDLIDDIAEQTNILALNASIEAAHASNGDNNGFTVVADEVKSLAEETKDATGEIEDLITDIQEQTTQTVEEMETMRETVSEGQETMTEGLDAMESVLNHVQDTTSGIKEISDATDDQAASSEEVASIADSAAEISRENMDEAESVAAVAEEQTLALGEMYVNAKTLSMRAQQLSNLFDRYETE